A part of Candidatus Palauibacter australiensis genomic DNA contains:
- a CDS encoding BatA domain-containing protein: MSFLAPWFLAGLGLLSIPIIIHLTHRQRSRVTVFPSLMFLRKLPFKTMNRRRIRHPLLFALRCIAVILLALAFSRPFFDAVAEVEAGSARDVVILLDVSASLGYEGRWEAALDSARAVIDGLGEGDRVAVATFDERARERVPLTLDLAAAREALADLSPTDLGTRLEAGIQLAGRILAESEDRTREVALVSDFQRTGWEDGGRVRLPDGVSLRAASVAPEEAANVALAEAAVRAADDGRVRLLARLANMGEAPVERLPVSLEIAGRTVATVPVDMPPRGVGTAVFDDLALPEGRSRGRLTVPADGLAIDDEFRFMAAPEAGLRTLVLESNRRGSEGSLFLERALGIGDAPRIETSRSPAAGLDAGALSSADFAILNDADLADAGRAGRLREWVSAGGGLLIVLGRDASMNRWSDAGLELLGSGPGSLVDAADGRRLSWLDYDHPVFEVFSGPRSGDFSGARFDRFWSLEPAGGTAVVARFDSGEPALLEHSVGDGRVLVWTSTLDRFWNDLALQPVFLPFVHRLALHATGYREPERWIEAGGVLELTALVGTGGAGSVGAAGLPADEAEWVLVDPDGDRQPVEVGEGPTWIEFPRAGFYQVALRDDAGRATTVAVNPRITESDLAPVATERVVEAVAGVAPTAGGAGENGANAGGETVPRRAELWWVLLLLAGLVLGVESVLANRWTRQRPVSGLAGA, translated from the coding sequence TCGCGCTGCGCTGCATCGCGGTCATCCTCCTCGCCCTCGCCTTCTCCCGGCCGTTCTTCGACGCCGTGGCGGAGGTGGAGGCCGGTTCGGCCCGCGACGTCGTCATCCTCCTCGACGTGTCGGCGAGCCTGGGCTACGAGGGACGCTGGGAGGCGGCGCTCGATTCCGCGCGCGCCGTCATCGACGGTCTCGGGGAGGGGGATCGAGTCGCGGTGGCGACGTTCGACGAGCGGGCGCGGGAGCGGGTGCCGCTGACGCTCGACCTCGCGGCCGCACGGGAGGCGCTCGCGGATCTGTCGCCGACCGACCTCGGGACGCGGCTCGAAGCGGGGATCCAGCTCGCGGGGCGGATCCTCGCGGAGTCCGAGGACCGGACGCGCGAGGTGGCGCTGGTTTCGGACTTCCAGCGTACGGGGTGGGAGGACGGCGGCCGGGTGCGGCTTCCCGACGGGGTCTCGTTGCGGGCGGCGAGCGTCGCGCCGGAGGAAGCCGCCAACGTGGCGCTGGCGGAGGCGGCGGTGCGGGCCGCCGACGACGGTCGCGTCCGGCTCCTGGCCCGGCTCGCGAACATGGGCGAAGCGCCGGTGGAGCGACTGCCGGTGTCGCTCGAGATCGCTGGGCGGACGGTGGCCACGGTCCCGGTGGACATGCCGCCGCGCGGCGTCGGCACGGCGGTGTTCGACGACCTCGCCCTTCCCGAGGGACGGAGCCGCGGGCGCCTCACGGTCCCGGCGGACGGGCTGGCCATCGATGACGAATTCCGCTTCATGGCGGCGCCCGAGGCGGGTCTGCGCACGCTCGTCCTGGAGAGCAACCGCAGGGGATCGGAGGGGAGCCTCTTTCTTGAGCGCGCCCTCGGCATCGGCGACGCGCCCCGCATCGAGACGTCGCGGTCTCCGGCCGCGGGTCTCGATGCCGGCGCGCTCTCGTCGGCGGACTTCGCGATCCTCAACGACGCGGACCTCGCCGACGCGGGCCGGGCCGGCCGGCTGCGCGAGTGGGTGAGCGCAGGCGGGGGCCTGCTCATCGTCCTCGGCCGGGATGCGAGCATGAACCGGTGGTCCGACGCCGGACTGGAATTGCTCGGCTCCGGCCCCGGCTCTCTCGTGGATGCCGCGGACGGCCGCCGGCTGTCGTGGCTCGACTACGATCACCCGGTGTTCGAGGTGTTCTCCGGTCCCCGCAGCGGCGATTTTTCGGGCGCGCGCTTCGATCGATTCTGGAGCCTCGAGCCCGCCGGGGGCACGGCGGTAGTGGCGCGCTTCGACAGCGGCGAACCCGCCCTGCTCGAACATTCGGTGGGCGACGGGCGCGTGCTGGTGTGGACGTCGACCCTCGACCGTTTCTGGAACGACCTCGCGCTGCAGCCCGTCTTCCTGCCCTTCGTGCACCGGCTGGCGCTGCACGCCACCGGATACCGGGAGCCCGAACGCTGGATCGAAGCCGGGGGCGTGCTCGAACTCACGGCCCTCGTCGGGACGGGCGGGGCGGGCTCTGTGGGCGCTGCGGGGCTCCCCGCGGACGAGGCCGAGTGGGTCCTGGTGGATCCGGACGGCGACCGGCAGCCGGTGGAGGTCGGCGAAGGGCCGACGTGGATCGAGTTTCCGCGCGCGGGTTTCTACCAGGTGGCGCTCCGGGACGACGCGGGTCGCGCGACGACCGTGGCGGTGAACCCCCGGATCACCGAATCTGATCTGGCGCCGGTGGCAACGGAGCGCGTGGTGGAGGCCGTGGCGGGTGTCGCCCCGACGGCGGGAGGCGCCGGAGAGAACGGCGCGAACGCTGGCGGAGAAACGGTCCCGCGACGCGCCGAACTCTGGTGGGTGCTCCTGCTGCTGGCGGGGCTCGTGCTGGGAGTGGAGAGCGTGCTCGCAAACCGCTGGACGCGCCAGCGGCCCGTGTCCGGGCTGGCAGGCGCCTGA